GTATCCGCACTTTCGACAGCTTTCGGCACGTTCCGGGTTTCGAGCGTTACAGCGCATGCAGATCATCTTGTCGAGAATGCGCTTTTCTGCTTCCTCGAAGCTAGCCATACACGACGTGAGACGGTCCCTGCGGATAAACCTAACCGTTCCGAACTGCTGCGGGCTGTTCCTGGCTTCGGCCGCTCGGAGCGCCCCCACGCGGGCTGACGCCGCGTCGGCTGCCGCCGATCGCCCTCGAGGAGCGGTCGCGACGAACAAAGCCTTTAGTCTCGACCGTTTAGAGACAGCAAATGGTACTCGACGACCTGGGCAGTTCCCTCCGGGGAACGCTCGACAAACTGCAGGGGAAGACGACCCTCTCGGAGGACGACGTCGAGGAGATCGTCAAGGAGATCCAGCGCTCGCTCCTGTCGGCCGACGTCGACGTCTCGCTCGTCATGGACCTCTCGGATTCGATCCGAGAGCGCGCACTCGACGAGGAGCCGCCGGCGGGGACGACCGCCCGCGACCACGTGCTCAAGATCGTCTACGAGGAGATGGTCGAACTGGTCGGCGATTCGACTGACCTCCCGCTCGAAGAACAGACGATCGTTCTCGCCGGACTGCAGGGATCGGGGAAGACGACCACCGCCGCGAAGATGGCGTGGTGGTTCTCGAAGAAGGGGCTCCGCCCCGCCGTCATCCAGACCGACACGTTCCGTCCCGGTGCCTACGAGCAGGCCAGAGAGATGTGCGAGCGCGCGGAGGTCGACTTCTACGGCGACCCCGACAACGACGACCCCGTCGACATCGCTCGTACGGGGCTCGAAGCGACCGCTGACGCCGACGTCCACATCGTCGATACAGCGGGTCGACACGCCCTCGAGGACGTGCTGATCGACGAACTCGAACAGATCGAGTCGGTGGTGGACCCCGATCGGAACCTGCTCGTTCTCGACGCCGCGATCGGGCAGGGCGCGAAGGATCAGGCCGAGCGGTTCCACGACGCGGTCGGCATCGACGGCGTCGTCATCACGAAGCTCGACGGGACGGCAAAAGGTGGCGGCGCGCTCGCCGCGGTCGATCAGACCGGCTCCTCGATCGCGTTCCTCGGGACCGGCGAGGAAGTGAAGGACATCGAGCGCTTCGAGCCCTCGGGGTTCATCTCCCGGCTGCTCGGGATGGGCGATCTCAAACAGCTCTCCGAGCGCGTTGAGCGCGCGATGGCCGAAACGCAGGCCGAGGAGGACTGGGATCCCGAGGACCTGATGAAGGGGGAGTTCACCCTGAACGACATGCGAAACCAGATGAACGCGATGAACCGGATGGGACCGCTCGATCAGGTCCTCGACATGATTCCCGGGCTTGGCGGCGGGATCAAGGACCAACTCCCCGACGATGCGATGGACGTGACGCAGGATCGTCTGCGGAGCTTCGAGGTGATCATGGACTCGATGACCGAGGCCGAACTCGAACACCCCCGCGCGGTCGGCCAGAGCCAGATCGAGCGCATCGCACGCGGCTCGGGCAAGGACGAGGAGACGGTCCGGGAACTGCTCGAACAGCACAAGATGATGAGCCAGATGATGAAGCAGTTCCAGGGGATGGGCGACGGAGACATGCAGCGGATGATGAAACAGATGGGTGGTGGCGGTGGCGGCGGTCTCGGCGGAATGGGGCCGTTCGGCGACTGATTTGGAGCGACGGCGTCCGACTGCCCCCGTGGTGTGATTCCGGCGTTTTCAGGCTCCCGAGAGAGTGAAAACACCGATTAGTCCGAATTTGTGACTTTCTTCCAAACGATTATGTTTCTAGCGTTTGAGTGGACCGTTGGGGATGTCGACCGAAAACGCCACGATTTTGGCCGTCGACGACGAGCGCGAGCTCGTCGAAATCTATCGAACGTGGTTCGACGGAACGTACGCCGTTCGGGCCGCCTACGGGGGTCGCGAAGCCCTTTCGGCCTTCGATGAGTCGATCGATCTCGTGTTGCTCGACCGTCGGATGCCCGGGACGTCAGGTGACGACGTGCTCGACGCGCTCCGCG
The window above is part of the Natronomonas salsuginis genome. Proteins encoded here:
- a CDS encoding signal recognition particle protein Srp54, yielding MVLDDLGSSLRGTLDKLQGKTTLSEDDVEEIVKEIQRSLLSADVDVSLVMDLSDSIRERALDEEPPAGTTARDHVLKIVYEEMVELVGDSTDLPLEEQTIVLAGLQGSGKTTTAAKMAWWFSKKGLRPAVIQTDTFRPGAYEQAREMCERAEVDFYGDPDNDDPVDIARTGLEATADADVHIVDTAGRHALEDVLIDELEQIESVVDPDRNLLVLDAAIGQGAKDQAERFHDAVGIDGVVITKLDGTAKGGGALAAVDQTGSSIAFLGTGEEVKDIERFEPSGFISRLLGMGDLKQLSERVERAMAETQAEEDWDPEDLMKGEFTLNDMRNQMNAMNRMGPLDQVLDMIPGLGGGIKDQLPDDAMDVTQDRLRSFEVIMDSMTEAELEHPRAVGQSQIERIARGSGKDEETVRELLEQHKMMSQMMKQFQGMGDGDMQRMMKQMGGGGGGGLGGMGPFGD
- a CDS encoding 50S ribosomal protein L40e encodes the protein MASFEEAEKRILDKMICMRCNARNPERAESCRKCGYKKLRPKAKERRAA